The following proteins are encoded in a genomic region of Vicugna pacos chromosome 16, VicPac4, whole genome shotgun sequence:
- the LOC102530045 gene encoding nuclear envelope pore membrane protein POM 121C-like: MGSYLGTPDPPQPAPTPEARDLRERPGRRPPARPAAPPVQSAHPNRVRVHPSLSSPLRPSRRPAHQDCGTSSHPFVITPRRRYPIQRAQYSLLGTLPTVCWNGYHKKTVLSARNSKMVCSPVTVRIAPPDSRLTRSPIPEQIISSTLSSPSTSAPDPCAKETVLRALKERKKRIVEEEDQIFADSQENKRGRHDSNVRGLSAFEPLVADGVPASFVPKPGSLKRGLNSQSSDDHLHKRPCTSSVSCLTSTYTGGIPTSSRNAITSSYSSSRGVSQLWKRSGPSSSPFSSRPSPRSQTPERPAKKIREELSHDSSSSTPLVTDKESRGEEVADTTTGKIPNSWNSPSTPGGSGQRKRKVQLLPSRRGDPLTFPPPPQLGYSVTAEDFDLEKKASLQWLNKVLEDKTDPASNSVTENSSPSQPFFTFTLPAAGTASCPASLPAPSTNPLLESLKKMQNSPGLPSLPESAGVAATVAHSPPKSPSPLALLGSSQSGPLPDTSSDSTSTAIFLGLTPASSTGPVTDTTRSVPAPQAKTPAKSPALSAPSPTPKQRILFGMLNTTPADPPVSAAPVSSASPMIKPIFAAPPKSENEGPLPSSPSRVTTMASSSSALPTTTSTPPLTFKPIFSTVGSPTSVPLSTPFFKQTASPVTTTSAPLFTGQASATPTVASMTTASTSTDSAPSPAFGFSVSNTTSTLNSVTRKTAFTSQPFLFGTPPASGTNFTPAVGSIFQFGKSPSVPASTTVTTFGQSLPSATHTTASGNSTASFGGFGGTLSTSAPVASSQPTLAFNVPFGSSAKAPLPPYPGANPQPTFRATDGQQQGASKSGLIPSFGSSFTFGNSAAPAPTAALAPAPAQPAFGSTTQSGFGGVKPTAPAFSTPASTQPAFGSTTAVFSFGAATVSGFGATTQTTSSLMFGSATPSPSTFGGSVAPASSGGSGISMATPGTSATSGAFGFRAEQSGTTGSTTPFGGGLSQNSLGTSSQSTALAFNVASMPDSRSVLGGTSTSTLGQNTPTPGVGTSGSSLSFGASSTPTQGFVGVGPFGPAAPSFSIGAGSKTSRAQQRLQARRQHTRKK; encoded by the coding sequence ATGGGCAGTTACCTGGGCACGCCCGACCCCCCgcagcctgcccccaccccggaGGCCAGGGACCTGCGGGAGAGGCCTGGCCGCCGCCCACCCGCCCGCCCCGCAGCGCCGCCCGTCCAGTCAGCGCATCCCAATCGCGTTCGCGTtcacccctccctctcctctcctcttcgaCCGTCTCGGAGGCCTGCCCACCAGGATTGTGGGACTTCATCACATCCGTTTGTAATAACACCTCGAAGAAGATACCCAATCCAGCGGGCCCAATATTCCTTGCTGGGGACACTTCCCACAGTATGCTGGAATGGTTATCACAAGAAGACTGTGCTTTCTGCTCGAAACTCCAAAATGGTGTGCAGCCCAGTGACAGTGAGAATTGCTCCTCCGGATAGCAGATTGACTCGTTCTCCAATACCAGAGCAGATTATCAGCTCAACATTGTCCTCACCATCAACTAGTGCCCCAGACCCATGTGCAAAGGAGACTGTACTGCGTGCCctcaaagagaggaagaaaagaatagtAGAGGAGGAAGACCAAATATTTGCTGATAGCCAGGAAAATAAAAGAGGGCGCCATGATAGCAATGTGAGAGGACTTTCAGCATTTGAGCCCCTGGTGGCCGATGGAGTCCCTGCTTCTTTTGTGCCTAAGCCTGGGTCTCTGAAAAGAGGTCTCAATTCCCAGAGCTCAGATGACCACCTGCATAAGAGACCCTGCACCTCTTCTGTGAGCTGCTTGACAAGCACGTACACGGGTGGCATCCCTACCTCCAGCCGCAACGCCATCACCAGTTCTTACAGTTCCTCTCGAGGTGTCTCTCAGCTGTGGAAGAGGAGTGGACCCAGTTCATCTCCGTTCTCTAGCCGCCCCTCACCCCGCTCCCAGACACCAGAGAGGCCagcaaagaaaataagagaagagCTTTCTCATGATTCTAGCTCTTCAACTCCATTGGTAACAGACAAGGAGTCCCGGGGAGAAGAGGTTGCAGATACAACCACAGGGAAGATACCGAACTCGTGGAATTCCCCATCAACACCTGGCGGCTCTGGGCAGCGTAAACGGAAGGTACAGCTGCTGCCCTCCAGGAGAGGGGACCCGCTGaccttccctccacctccccagctTGGTTATTCAGTCACTGCTGAAGACTTCGATTTGGAAAAGAAAGCTTCACTACAGTGGCTTAACAAGGTCTTGGAGGATAAGACTGATCCTGCCTCGAACTCTGTCACTGAGAACTCATCTCCCAGTCAGCCTTTTTTCACTTTTACCCTGCCTGCTGCTGGGACTGCCtcctgcccagcctccctcccagccccaagCACTAACCCACTGCTGGAGAGCTTGAAGAAGATGCAGAATTCCCCAGGCCTACCATCCCTCCCTGAAtctgctggagtggcagccactgtGGCCCATTCACCTCCAAAGTCACCCAGCCCTCTGGCCCTTCTTGGCTCTTCACAGTCAGGGCCGCTTCCAGACACCTCCTCAGACTCCACATCCACAGCCATTTTCTTGGGGCTGACCCCTGCTTCTTCCACAGGACCAGTCACTGACACCACCAGGTCAGTGCCAGCCCCTCAGGCCAAGACACCTGCCAAGTCCCCAGCTCTGTCTGCCCCATCTCCCACCCCCAAGCAGAGAATTCTGTTTGGAATGCTGAACACCACACCTGCAGACCCTCCTGTCTCTGCAGCTCCTGTGTCTTCAGCATCTCCCATGATCAAGCCCATTTTTGCAGCTCCACCAAAAAGCGAGAATGAAGGCCCCTTGCCTTCTAGCCCATCCAGGGTCACAACCATGGCCTCTTCCAGCTCAGCCCTCCCCACGACGACCAGCACCCCACCCCTGACTTTCAAGCCTATCTTCAGCACCGTGGGGTCACCTACATCTGTGCCCCTGTCAACTCCCTTCTTCAAGCAAACAGCTTCTCCAGTCACTACCACGAGTGCTCCTCTCTTCACGGGCCAGGCCAGTGCCACCCCGACAGTGGCTTCCATGACCACAGCCAGCACCTCCACAGACTCTGCTCCAAGCCCTGCATTCGGCTTCAGTGTGAGCAACACGACCAGTACCCTGAACAGCGTGACCAGAAAGACGGCCTTCACCTCCCAGCCCTTCCTCTTTGGGACCCCCCCTGCTTCTGGTACCAACTTCACCCCAGCCGTGGGCTCCATATTCCAATTTGGCAAGTCTCCTTCTGTGCCTGCTTCAACAACAGTCACCACCTTTGGCCAGTCCCTTCCCAGTGCCACTCACACCACCGCCAGCGGCAACAGCACTGCCAGCTTTGGTGGTTTTGGTGGCACCCTCAGCACCTCCGCCCCTGTTGCCAGCAGCCAGCCCACACTGGCATTCAACGTTCCCTTCGGCTCAAGCGCCAAGGCCCCTCTGCCACCCTACCCGGGAGCCAACCCCCAGCCCACCTTCAGGGCCACTGATGGGCAGCAGCAGGGGGCGAGCAAGTCAGGCCTCATCCCCAGCTTTGGCAGCTCTTTCACTTTTGGAAactctgcagccccagccccaactGCTGCTCTAgcgccagccccagcccagccggcCTTTGGCAGTACCACGCAGTCAGGATTTGGTGGTGTGAAGCCCACAGCCCCTGCCTTCAGCACCCCTGCCAGCACCCAGCCAGCCTTCGGCAGCACCACAGCTGTTTTCTcctttggtgcagccaccgtgTCTGGCTTTGGAGCTACAACCCAGACCACCAGCAGCTTGATGTTTGGCAGCGCAACGCCATCACCCTCCACATTTGGGGGATCGGTGGCGCCAGCCAGCAGTGGGGGCTCTGGGATCAGCATGGCCACCCCAGGCACCAGTGCCACCTCTGGAGCGTTTGGCTTCAGAGCAGAACAGAGTGGGACCACGGGCAGCACCACCCCTTTCGGGGGAGGCTTGAGTCAGAACAGCTTGGGCACATCTAGCCAGAGCACAGCCTTAGCCTTCAATGTGGCCAGCATGCCAGATAGCAGATCTGTGCTTGGAGGCACCTCCACATCCACCCTTGGTCAGAACACCCCTACCCCTGGAGTGGGCACATCGGGCAGCAGCCTTTCCTTTGGAGCATCCTCAACACCCACCCAAGGCTTTGTTGGAGTCGGACCTTTCGGACCAGCGGCCCCTTCCTTTTCCATCGGTGCAGGATCCAAGACCTCAAGGGCTCAGCAGCGACTGCAGGCCCGAAGGCAGCACACCCGCAAAAAATAG